CACGTCGAAGTCGAACTCGGCAAAGTCGTCACGCGGCACCGGGCCCGGATCGGGCGCATCCACCGGATGGTTGTGGATGCGCAGGCCATGCGCATCCGAGCGCCGCACCGTGGTGGTGGCCCGCTCGTAGCGCAGGCGCTCATAGCAGGCCAGTGCATCGCCGACATCGGTCACGCCGGCCAGCGCCCGCGCCATCAGCACGCCGTCCTCGATGGCCATGGCAGCCCCCTGCCCCAGGAAAGGCAGCATCGGGTGCGCGGCATCGCCAATCAGGCTCACACGGCCCACTTGCCAGCGCGGCAGGGCGGCGCGCCCGAACAGGCCCCACTTGAACGCGCCGCAACGCGCCATGGCCTGGAACAGGTCGTCGGCCACCGCATGCCAGCCGCTGAAGGTGTCGCGCAGCTCCTGCGGATCGGCCGGGCTCGACCAGCCTTCGTCCACCCAGCGGTCGATGCGGGCGAAAGCCACGACGTTCATGGCGTCGAGGCCGCGCACGCGATAGCGCAGCAGCGAGGTCTGCGGGCCCAGGTAGACCGCGGTGTCGGGCTGCTGATCGGGGTAGCGCAGCTCGCTCATCGGCACCACGCCGCGCCAGGCCACATAGCCGGTGAAGCTCGGCCCACCCTCGCCATGCAATGCCTGCCGCACTGCCGAGCGCACACCGTCGGCGCCAATCAGCGCACGGCCGCTGAACCGCCCGGCCGCCGTCTCCAACTGCACCGCGGCGTCATCCTGCGCCAGTCCGGTGACCCGGGCACCCAGCACCAGGGCGTCGGGCTTCAGGGCCTGCACCGCCTGCACCAGCAACTGGTGCAGATCGGCACGCAGCAGTTGCAGGTAGGGCTTGCCCCAGCGCCGCTCCATCTCGTCGCCCATGGCGTAGGCGTTCAGTTCGGCACCCGTGCGGTAGTGCAGCATGGCCGCCAGGGCCGGACGGTTGGCCACATCGCGCAAGGCTTCGGCCAGGCCCAGGCTGTCGAGCGCGCGCACGGCATTGGGCGCCAGCGAGACCGCCGCACCCACCTCGCGCAGCTCGGCGGCCTGCTCGAACACGCGCACCGGCACGCCGGCACGCAACAGGCCCAGCGCGGTGCACAGCCCGGCGATACCGGCTCCGGCGATGAGCACCGGGGCTTGCCCGTCGGTGGCGCTCATGCTTGGGCCGTTTCGGAGATCACCCGGTCATAGCGCGCCTGGCTGTCGGCCTCGGCCAGCTCCTGGCCCTCCTTGCGCACCAGGTAGTACAGCCGCTCCAGCAGCTGCTGGCGGCGCTGCTCGCGGGCATCCAGTGCCGGCTGATCCAGCACCAGCGCGTCCACCTCGGCCGCCAGGTCGATGCCGCGGGCCTTGGACACACGCTCGATGGCGTCCACCCGGTCGGCCAGCACGTGCAGCTCCTGGGCCAGCACCACGATCATCGACATCGCCTGGTCGAGGCCCGGCGTGGCATAGAACTGCGGGCGCTTGCCGCGGGCGTGGCGCTGGGCCTTCAGTTGGTCGGCGCTCATGCGGTCACCGCCTTCTCATCGGCCTGGCCCGCCTGGGCCGGCGCGGCCGGCTTGTGCGCGATCAACACCTCCCAGCCGCCGCCGGGTGCGAACTCGCCGGCGGTGAATTCACGCTCGGCCACGGCACTGGCCGAGGCATCGGTGTAGCCGGCGGCGCCTTGCGCGGCCGACTCCAGGATGGCCATGGGCGCGGTGGCAAAGCGCACCTGCTCACGCGCAAAGCCGGCATCCACCGCCAGCTGGATCTGGTCCAGATCGCGCATCGCACCCCAGAACGGCTCGTTGTTGTACCAGGTCTCGTTGTCGAGGATGAACTGGGTGAAGGGGTCCATGAGGTCGAAGGGCGGCAGGTCGGCGTGGATCACATAGCCGCCCGCCGCGAGCAGGCGGTGGCATTCCTTGACGATGCGCGGCATGGCACGGCCGCTGGTCTCGTGCATCAGGATGTGGCTGACGATCAGGTCGAAGTGGCCATCGGGAAAGTCGGTCTGCTCGGCGTTCATCTGCGCGAAGTTCACCGCCACACCCAGCGCCGCCGCACGCGCGTGGCCGTAGCGCACCACCGGCGCACCCACGTCGATGCCCCACACCTCGGCGTCGGGGAACAGTTGCTTGTAGGGCAGCGTGGAGTGGCCCACGGTGCAGCCCATGTCGAGGATGCGGCGCGGCTTGAAGCCCGGCAGCTGGCGCTGGATGTAGTTGCACACCGAGCGGCCCATGTCGTCGTTCAGCGGGCCGGCGAAGCCCATGCCATAGAGGTAGGCGCCACGGTCGTACAGCGCCGCCACGCTGATGTCGCCAGGCACCAGCTCGCTGGCATAACCGCCGGGCATGCAGTGGATGTCCAGCGCGGTGACGTAGCGCGGCGGCTCGAAGCCGGCATCGATGCGCAAGGTGGCCGAGCCCTCGGCCGACAGCGCCTGGGCACGCTCGTTGAGCACCGGCAGCTGGCGCTCCACCGAGTCGATCACCGAGTTCCACAGCAGCTCCTGCGAGATGCGGTTGAGCGCGGCGTAGTGCTGGAAGTACGGATCGGTCACCATGGCGGCGCGGATCTCGCGGCGGTCGCGCGCCGGGTGGCCGGTGTCGCGCTCGTAGGCCGGCGCGGCGCGGCGCTGGAAGGCCGGCTGCAGCCCCGGCAGCAGCCCCTGCTGCACGAAGTGCTTGAGGCTCTTGGAAAACTCCTGCCGCGCGGCCTCGTCATGGCTGGCCACGGGCAACATCGCGTGGGGTGCTTGCTGGAAGGTGTTGAGCACGGCGTCTCTCCTGTAACTCGGTGCGTGCGCGCTGCGCCGGCCAGGGCCGCAGCGACGGCGGCCGTGGGGCCGTGCGGGTCAATGTAGGCAGACGCGCCGCGTCCTGCAGGCCGGCATCGGGGCGTGGTCACCTGCCGGATAGCGGCGGCGCTGTTCAAGCTGCGAGCAGGCGGCACCCATGCCCTGGCCTGCACCGCCACCAGCCGCTAGCCTGCAGGCCCTGCCCGCCACTGCGCCCATCGCTCCACCCTGTCCATGAACAGCACCGCTCCGCCCCCTGAGATTCACCTTCGACTGATCCAGGCGCTGCGCGAATCGCTCGGCGACAGCGCAGTGAGCACCGATGACGCGCACCTGAACCTGCTGGCCCACGATGTCTACGGCCGCGGCGCACCCGCACTGGCGGCATTGCGGCCCGGCAACGTGGCGGCCCTGCGGTCGGCCGTGCGGCTGTGCGCGGCGGCCCGTGTGGCCATGGTGCCGCGCGGCGGCGGGGCCTCGTACACCGACGGCTACCTGCTCGCCACGGGCGGCCATGTGCTGGTCGACACCGGGGCCCTGCAGCACATCGAGGTGGACACCGACAACGCCCAGGTCACCGTGGGCGCGGGCGTCACCTGGGCCGCGCTGCGCGAGCGGCTGGCACCGCTGGGCCTGCGCACGCCGTTCTGGGGCCCGTTCTCGGGCCTGGTGGCCACGGTTGGCGGCAGCGTCAGCCAGAACTCGATCAGCCATGGCAGCGCCAGCCACGGCATCACCGCGCAGTCGGTGCTGTCGGTGGACGTGGTGCTGGCCTCGGGCGAGCTGCTGCGCACGGGGCTGTCGCCGGCCACCCGGCACTTCGGACCCGATTTGACCGGCCTGTTCACCGGCGACTGTGGCGCCCTGGGCATCAAGGCCGCCATCTGCCTGCCGCTGATCGCCGCGCGCAGCGACTTCGAGGCCCTGTCGTTTGCGTTCGGGAACTTCGCCAGTTTCCATGCCGCACTGCGCAGTGCCGCGCGCGAGGGTCTGGAGGACGAGAGCTTCGGCCTGGATCGCGCGCTGTCGCAAGGTCAGATCGGCAAGCAGTCGTCGCTGGCTGCGCGGCTGGGCATTGCCCGCCAGGTGCTGGCCGCCGCCCCGGGCGTGGGCGCCGGACTGCGCCAGCTGCTGCGCATGGCGCTGGCCGGTGAGAAGGTGCTGGGCCTGGGCGAGTACATGGCGCACTTCATCGTCGAAGGCTGCGATGCCGACGATGCCCGCGCCAAGGCGCGGCGCCTGCGACGCCTGATGGCGGCGAGCGCAGGCCGCGAGATCGCCAACACCGTGCCCGGCTTCGTGCGTGCCCTGCCCTTTGCGCCGCTGAGCAACATCCTGGGGCCGCGCGGCGAGCGCTGGGTGCCGCTGCACGGCATCGTGCCGCACGCCGCGGTGGCCGCCTGCCATGCCGAGCTGCAGGCCCTGTGGGACGCCCACCGCGACGAGATGCAGCACCTGGGCGTGTGGCACGGCACCATGTTCTGCACCGTGGGCAGCAGCGGCCTGCTCTACGAGATCGCACTTTACTGGCCCGACATCTGCACGCCCTATCATGAAGCCACGCTGCCGCCCGAACACTGGCAGCAGATCCGCCGCTACCCTGCCGACCCGCAAGCCGCCGCCCTGGTGGCGCGGCTGAAGCACGAACTCATCGCCTTGTTTGCCCGCCATGAGGCCGCACACTTCCAGATCGGTCGCGCCTACCCCTACGCCACGCGCCTGTCGGCTCCGGCCCTGAACTTGCTGGAGGCCCTGAAGCAGGCCCTCGATCCCCACCACCTGATGAACCCTGGTGCGCTGGGCCTGTCCGCGGACGCACCGCATGCGGTCGCTGCCGCCGTGATCGAGCCGCTGCGACCAGCGGCCTGAACCGCCCTCTTCGCCCCTGCCACCGCCTTGCCGTCACCATGTCCGTTGTCGAATCCAGCCGCCACGCCGCACCGTCCACCGCCGCACGCGGCACGCCCAACGAGTTCCTGCGTGAGCAAGGCTGGCGCGTGGTGCTGGCCGCCTGGTTCGGCATGGCGCTGAGCCTGACCGCGCTGCCGTTCTACTCGCTGGGCGTCTTCGCCAAACCCCTGGCGCTCGAATTCGGCTGGTCGCGCTCGGTCATCCAGAGCGGCATCACCTTCTCGACGCTGGCCGTCATCTGCAGCGCCTGGGGCACCGGCTGGCTGATCGACCGCTTTGGCGTGCGGCGCGTGGCGCTGGCCAGTCAGGCGGGTCTGGCACTGGGCTTCGTGGCCATGGCCCTGCAGCAGGGCAAGCCGCTGTGGTGGCAGGCCAACTGGTTCCTGCTGGCGCTGCTGGGCGTGGGCACCACGCCGCTGACCTGGTCGCGCGGCATCGGTGGCTGGTTCGACAAGCAGCGCGGCCTGGCCATCGGCGTGGCCCTCAGCGGCACCGGCGCCACGGCACTGATCGCGCCGCCCCTGCTCAATGCGCTGGTGGCTGCGCAGGGCTGGCGCATGGGCTACCTGGCCATTGCCACCACCATCATCGTGCTCGGCATGCCCACGGTGTGGCTGCTGTTTCGCGATCCACCCGATGCCGCGCGCACTGGCGCCGCGGGGGCGGCCCGGGCCCATGCGCAAGGCCAGGGCCTGAGCCTGGGCCAGGCCCTGCACACCCGGCACTTCTGGATCATGCTGGTGTCGTTTGCCGCCATCTCGGCCGCCGTGGCCGGCATGATTCCCAACCTGGTGCCCATGCTCACCGACAGCGGCCTCAGCATGGCCGAGGCGGCAAGCTACGCCAGCCTGCTGGGCCTGAACGTGATCCTGGGCCGCCTGCTGGCCGGCTGGCTGCTGGATCGCTTCTGGGGGCCGGCCGTGGCACTGGCCTTGCTGATGCCGCCGGCCCTGGCCTGCTGGCTGTTGGCCAACCAGAGCGCCCCGGCCTTGGCGGTGATGCTCATCGGCCTGGCCGGCGGCGCCGAGTTCGACCTCATCGCCTACCTGTGCCTGCGCTACTTCGGCACCCGGCAGTACGGCCAGATCTACGCCTGGCAATGGGCCGGTTTCTCGCTGGCCACCGGCCTGGGCCCGATGGCATTCGGCCTGAGCTTCGACCACACCGGCAGCTACCACCTGGCACTCGGCGTCGCGGGCGGGCTGCTGCTGGCCGGGCCGCTGCTGCTGTTCGCGATGGGCCGCTACCCGACGTCCTGGCCCCAGGCCGCCCGCCAGGCCCGCTGAACCTGCACCTACACTGACCAGCCCCACAACCAGCGACCTGGCGCCAGCCGGTCGGCAAGGGCCCCGATCGGCGAATGGGCGACCGCGACGACATCAAGTCACTGAAGAAGGCCTTGCGCGCCATCGTGCTGCTCAACCAGGTGGGCGACAGCACCGTGAGCCAGCTGGCCCAAGGCCTCGACGTTCCCCGTGCCACGGCCTACCGCCTGCTGCAGACGCTGGCCGGCGAAGGCTACGTGGACAAACTGCCGGGCAGCGATCTGTACCGCCTGACCAGCCAGGTGCGGCGGCTGTCGTCGGGCTTCCAGGATCTGGACCTGCTGCTGGAAATCGCCCAGCCGATGATCGCGACAGCGCAGCAGGAACTGGGCTGGTCGATCGCACTGAGCACACCGCGCGGCACGCAGATGGTGGTGCGGCTGAACACCGACCACGACTCGCCGCTGGCGCTGATCCGCTACGGCGTCGGGGCCTCGCTGCCGATCCTGCTGTCGACCTGCGGCTACTGCTATCTGGCGCACCTGAACGATGCCGAACGCGAGGCCGCCATCGACAACAGCCTGCGCAACATGGACCCGCGCGCACCGATTCCCTTCGACCGTGAACAGATCGACGCCCTCATCCAGCGCACCCGCAGCGATGGCTACTGCCATCTGGAGTTCGAGCACTACCGCGAAGGCAACCTCGGCGTGCCGCTGCTACTTGCGGGTCGTCCGGTGGGCGGCATCGTGATGCGCTACATCAAGTCGACCCTGCGCAACACGAACAAGCTGCGCGAGGTCTACGCCCCGCATCTGCAGCGCCTGGCCAGCGACATCGCGCAACGCCATCCGGTGACCCACGCCCTGCAGGACCGCCCGACATGAACGCGGGCCCGATGCCCGGCGCCAAGCCCGCCTTGCCCGCCGATGCGCCGGGCGGCCGGCTGGTCGACTTCATTGTCCAGGCCCCGGTCAGCGAGACCCCGGGCGGGTTGCTGCACCAGGCCAAGCGCCTGCTGCTGAGTCGCTTGTGGGCCAGTGCCACTGCGGCGCTGCAGCCGGATGGCCAAGCCTGGCTGCAGCGCAGTGCGGAGCGCTTGCAGCCACTGGCATCCCAGGACCGAAGTACCGATGCACGCGCGCCCCGCGCGGCGCCTGGCACGGCCAGCGTGTGGTGGCACGGTGGCCGCGCCACCAGCGAACAGGCGGCCGGCATCAACCAGCGGCTGAGTCGCCTGCAGCCGCATGCGGCCACGCACCTGCCCACCGGCGAGCCGCTGTGCGCCGACCTGCTGCCCGTGCTGATGGCCACCGCGCAAGCCCGGGGCCTGGGCGGGCGCAGCCTGCTGCAGGCCTGGGCCATCGGCACCGAGGTGGCGCTGGCCCAGGCAGCGGCCCTGGGTCCGCACAGGCCAGAGACACCGGATGCTCGCACGCTGGCGGCGCCGGCGGCCGACCTGGGCCTGCTGGCCGCCATGGGCCGTCTGCTGCGCCAGCCGGCACCCTTGCTGGCCAGACAACTGCTGGCCGCGACCGGCCACTCGGTGGATGGCCTGGCGCGGGTGGCCGCCGAACTCCCCTCCCCCCGCCAAACCTGGCGCCTGCAATCGCTGCTGCTGCACACCCGACCTGCGGCCGCAGTGGCCCTGGCGCCGATCGAGGCGGCGCTGCGTCTGCGCGCTGGGTCGCCGGCGGTGATGCCGCAGGCGCTGGAGCTGGGTTTGTCGCCGCAGGCCTGGCCGCTGGCCGACGCGGCCGAGGTATCGCACAAGGTGGCCAGTGCCTGGCTGTGCGGCCAGTACACGCTGGACGAGGAGTTGCCCCCGCTGCGCCAGAACCCGGCGCTGGTGGCCCTGCGCCAGCGCATGGTGCTGCGCCGAGATCCAACGCTGCAGGGCCTGACGCAGGCCGCACTGAGCGTCGTTCAGGCCGATGGCCGGGTTGACCTCGTCCGCGTCGATCGGGTGTTGGGCGCCCCGGATGAACCGCTCAGCGACGCCGAGCTGGCCGAACTGTTCAGGCAGGCGGCTGACGACCTGGTGCTGCCGCAGCGCGCCGGTGAGATCCTGGGTGCCGTGTGGGGCCTGGAGCGCCTGGCCGACAGCGGTGATCTGGCACGGCTGCTGTGTCGGCCGTGCTGAGCCGGTGCCGGCCTGCCACACGCGACCTGCGTCAGTCTTCCAGCAAGGCCTCGTCGAGCAGTTCTTCGTCCAGCGCCGCCGACGCGTCCATCGACAGCAGTTCGGGCTGAGGCTGGGCGTCGCTGGACAACTGCTGCGACAAGGCCGCCGCCTCGGTACGCAGATCGCCGGCAAAGCGCCTCACCGCCTCGGCCATGGGCAGCGCCGAGGCGAAGAACACCAGCGTGATCGCCGCCACAACCTGACCGTTCTCGGTCACCGGCACGGCAATCGACGAGGTTTTGCCCGGGAAGGGTGTGTGTTGATTGCGCTCCCAGGTGGCATAGCCGTTGTCGCGGATGTTGGCCACCAGCCGGGGTGTGCGGAAGATCTCGATCAGCGGCGAGCGGCGCTCGTAGGCCTCCAGGCCCGCCAGCAGGCTGTGGCGTGTGGCCTCGTCGAGGCTGGCCAGCACGGCGTGGCCCGAGGCACATTCCAGCAGCGGCAGCGTGAAGCCCGGCGCATAGTTGCTGAAGGTCAGCGAACTCATGGTGTGGGTGGAGTCGCGCACCACCATGTGCCGCCCGACGCGCGTGGTGAGTGACATGGGCCAGGCATGCTTGCGGGTCATCGCCTCCAGGTGCGGCCTGGCCAGACCCACCAGGCGGCCATCGGCCGAATAACCGGCCGCCAGCGATTGCACCAGGGCCGTGACGCGGTAGCGCTTGCTGGACGCCTCGCACGCCACCAGGCCTTCATGCATCAGCGTCTTGATGATGCGGAACGTGGTCGGGTACGGCAGATCAACCGCCTTGGAAATCTCCATCAGCGTCAACCATTCGCCCTGGTTGATCGCGCGCAGCACTGCGATGCTGCGGCTGACGGAACGGATGGGGCAGGCTCTTTCCATGGTCGGTACCTCGTTTGAGCATGCACGTGCGGCCACCGGCCGAACGTCGTGCAATTGATATGGAACACAGTCACGATCTTTCTAGCAATCGCGCTGCCATCCAGGCCGTCAAAACCCTGACCTGAATCAAGTGCCCGCCATGCGGGCAGGCCCGGCCACGCCACACCCCGACCGCCGGGCAAACGGGCACAGGCCCTTGACAAGCGGCTCGATCCTGCCGATTTCCGGCCAGCCGGCGAGCCTCCGGTCGCCGATCGGCCACCGGGGTTCGGCCGATGTGCCCGGCACGAGGCCGACCGGCAGCCATGCGCCGGTCGCGACGCACCAGCGCAGGGCTGTGACCCGCATGGGGCGGTGCGGCGTCCCGCAGACGGTGCGCGCAGCTGCCTGACGCCGCCGCGCAGCCCAGCGTGCCCGGCGCGACGCGGCAGGCCGCCGAAGCGCTGCCCGTGACCGAGGCGCGGACAACGGCGATACCCGCCTCGCGGCAAGTGCAGCCGCTCAGCACACTGTTGCACCGCCACCCTTCGCGCTCCAACAGCGCGCCCTCACCCGACCATGGCCGCGCTGACCTTCCTGTCCGTACCGCAACTGCACATGGAGCGCGGCGCCCAGCACCGCCTGGGCCAGATCCTTCGGCAGCGCTTGGGCCACCACCGCGTGATGCTGGTCACCGATGCACAGCTGCACCGCAGCGGGCTGCTCGCGCCAGCGCTGGACAGCCTCGCACAGGCCGGTCTCGAAACGCTGGTGTTCGACGAGGTGGTGGCCGATCCCCCCGAGGCCGTGGTGCTGGAGGCCAGCGCACGTGCGCGCCATGCCGAGGTGGGCCTGGTGCTGGGCATGGGCGGCGGCTCATCGATGGACGTGGCCAAGCTGGTGGCCTTGCTGACCCGCAGCCCCCAGCCGCTGGCCCAGATGTATGGCATCGACCAGGCGCAGGGCGAGCGGCTGCCGCTGGTGCAGGTGCCCACCACGGCGGGCACCGGCTCCGAGGTCACGCCGATCGCCATCCTCACCCTGGGCCAGGACGCCAAGAAGGGTGTCGTGGATCGCCGCCTGATGGCCGACCTGGCCGTGCTGGACGCCAGCCTGACCACCGGCCTGCCCGCCGCCGTGACCGCGGCCACCGGCATCGACGCGATGGTGCACGCCATCGAGGCCTTCACCTCGGCGCGTTTGAAGAACCCGCTGTCCGACCTGCTGGCCTGTCAGGCGCTGCAGCTGCTGTCCACGCACCTGGCAACGGCCTGCCGGCACGGTGACAACCTGGACGCACGCGAGGCCATGCTGCTGGGCGCCCTGCTGGCCGGCCAGGCCTTTGCCAACGCACCCGTGGGCGCGGTGCATGCACTGGCCTACCCGCTGGGCGCGCGCTTCCACATCCCGCATGGCCTGAGCAATGCGCTGATGCTCGGCCCGGTGCTGCGCTTCAATGCCCAGGTCGCGCCCGGCGCCTACGCGCCGCTGGCCTCGGTGCTGGCGCCTGAATCGGCCAGCGGGCCGGATGACCAGCGCTGCGCCGCCGTGCTGCAGGCCCTGACCCGCTGTGTGGCCGATACCGGCCTGGCCCTGCGCCTGCGCGACCACGGCGTGCCCCAGGATGAGCTGCCTCGCCTGGCGGCCGATGCCATGCTGCAGACGCGCCTGCTCATCAACAACCCGCGCCCGTTGGATGAGTCTCAGGCCCTGGCGCTGTACCGCCAGGCGTGGTGACGCCGCCGGGCCTCCTGCCCGGCCAGCGGAGGGTGGCCCGCCTGACCCTGCTGCCGGGCTGAGCGCTGCGCAAGGGCCTGGCCCTCCAAGCGCTCCCTAAGCGCTCCCGAACAGGCGCACGACAGACCCGGCACCGCCATGCAGGTCAAGACCTCAGGCGCGCGTGCCGGCAGGCAGCGCATCGGCGGCCTGCACCGCCAGCGGCGGCGTCGCCTCGTCTCGATACCGGCCCAGGAACAGGAACGACACGGCCCCCGCCAGCAAGGCGCCGACGGAGACCATCAGCACCCCGGCATACGAGCCGCTGCGGTCGAAGCTCCAGCCGAACACGGCCGGGCCGAAGCCGGCGCCGATGGAGAAGCAGACGTACAGCAGCGAATAGGTCTGGGTGTAGCCGCGCATGCCGAAGTAGCGGGCAACCAGAAAGGCCATCAGGTCGTACTCGACGCCAACGGCAAAACCGATCAGGCAGATCGACAGTGCCGCCTGCAGGAAGCTCAGCTCGCCGTGCGCCAGCATCCAGCACGACAAGCCGGGCAGGCACAGGATCACCAGGGCCACCGCAGGCGCCCAGAAACGGTCCAGCAACCAGCCGCCCACCAGGCGGCCGATCAGGGCCGACAGGCCGATGAACGGGGTCAGCCGGATCACATCAGACTTGGCAAAGCCCATGGCCTTGAGGATGTTCTCCATGTTGGGGATCGGGCCGCCCAGCGCGAAGGAGATCGGAATGAAGGCGGCCACCATCAGCCACAGGCGCCACGAGCGCAGCGTTTCGCCGAAGCTCAGGCCCTCGACCACGCGCGTGGAGGCCGGCGCGAGTGGATCGCCGTCGGTGTTGCGGAACAGCGCAAAGGCCACCGGTGCGGCAACCAGGATCGGCAGCAGGCCCAGGCCCACATAGGCACCACGCCAGCCAAAGCCTTCGATCAGCCAGGCCGTCAAGGGCTTCGAGAAGATGCCGAACAGGCCGGTACCCATCAGCGCCAGACCCAGCGCCAGGCCCTTGCGTTCTTCGAACCAGCTGTTGACGCCGCGCGTCCAGGTGATCGGCAGGGTGCCGGCGCCCACCAGCGCCATCGCACCCCAGGTCAGGTAGTAAAGCTGCAGCGAGCCGTTGGTCAGTGCGAAGGACATGAACGCCAGCCCGAAGGCCAGCAGCGACCACAGCGCCACGGGCCGCGGACCGAAACGCGCCGACAGGTAGCCGGCCAGCGGGCCGGCCACCAGCATCACGAAGGTGGTGATGGTGATGCCGAAGAAGATCTGCCCCATGCCCCAGCCAAAGGCTGCATGCAGGTGCGGCGCCAGCACACCGATGGTGTAGAAGGGCAGCGGCGACAGGCCCAGGCCGACGCCCAGCATCGACGACAGCACG
The genomic region above belongs to Aquabacterium sp. OR-4 and contains:
- a CDS encoding MFS transporter, producing the protein MTKRPQGYREFRRGWPIVLSSMLGVGLGLSPLPFYTIGVLAPHLHAAFGWGMGQIFFGITITTFVMLVAGPLAGYLSARFGPRPVALWSLLAFGLAFMSFALTNGSLQLYYLTWGAMALVGAGTLPITWTRGVNSWFEERKGLALGLALMGTGLFGIFSKPLTAWLIEGFGWRGAYVGLGLLPILVAAPVAFALFRNTDGDPLAPASTRVVEGLSFGETLRSWRLWLMVAAFIPISFALGGPIPNMENILKAMGFAKSDVIRLTPFIGLSALIGRLVGGWLLDRFWAPAVALVILCLPGLSCWMLAHGELSFLQAALSICLIGFAVGVEYDLMAFLVARYFGMRGYTQTYSLLYVCFSIGAGFGPAVFGWSFDRSGSYAGVLMVSVGALLAGAVSFLFLGRYRDEATPPLAVQAADALPAGTRA